A single genomic interval of Helianthus annuus cultivar XRQ/B chromosome 6, HanXRQr2.0-SUNRISE, whole genome shotgun sequence harbors:
- the LOC110864304 gene encoding nudix hydrolase 8 isoform X2, whose protein sequence is MDLKLFDPKSVFLSNLIGQKGMLSFSTFNFKAASLNLSPFFIRSYKGASHEAACLSTSSPDGVSLVGKEQYGVETHTYRYDGSSTNFGSSILFREKRVLDAFDDEYGGVVVNPEKLPSDTDVFVSILRSSLSLWRTEGKKGIWLKLPVEKCDLVPIAIREGFQYHHAERGYVMMTYWIPDEPCMLPANASHQVGVGGFVMNDKNEVLVVQEKHCAPELAGLWKLPTGFILESEEIFSGAVREVKEETGIDTEFLEVIAFRHAHNVAFEKSDLFFICMLRPVSSDIKIDDLEVQAAKWMALREFVEQPLIKGDNMFKKIIDMCIARMGKRYCGLSVHKVVSKFDNRLSSLYYNVVDDQRLGCSSHDSCTST, encoded by the exons TTTCTGTCAAATTTGATTGGTCAAAAGGGGATGTTGTCTTTCTCCACTTTTAACTTCAAGGCTGCCTCTCTTAACCTCTCCCCCTTCTTCATCCGTTCTTACaaag GTGCTTCTCATGAGGCTGCTTGTTTAAGCACTTCTTCACCAGATGGTGTTAGTTTAGTTGGGAAAGAACAGTATGGTGTGGAAACTCATACATATCGATACGATGGCTCAAGCACAAACTTTGGTAGTAGCATTTTGTTTAGGGAAAAGCGAGTTCTCGATGCATTTGATGATGAGTATGGTGGTGTTGTTGTAAATCCAGAGAAACTACCATCCGATACGGATGTTTTCGTCTCTATTCTTCGATCATCTCTTTCACTTTGGAGGACAGAG GGTAAGAAAGGAATTTGGCTAAAGTTGCCTGTAGAAAAATGTGATCTTGTTCCTATAGCAATAAGG GAAGGGTTTCAGTACCATCATGCGGAAAGAGGATACGTTATGATGACATATTGGATTCCGGATGAACCATGTATGCTACCTGCCAATGCTTCCCATCAAGTAGGGGTCGGGGGTTTCGTGATGAATGACAAGAATGAG GTTCTTGTGGTCCAAGAGAAACACTGTGCACCTGAGCTTGCTGGGCTTTGGAAGTTACCAACTGGATTCATTCTTGAG TCAGAGGAGATATTCAGTGGAGCGGTGAGAGAAGTGAAAGAGGAAACCGGG ATTGATACTGAGTTTTTGGAAGTTATAGCTTTCAGGCATGCGCACAATGTGGCTTTTGAAAAATCCGATTTGTTCTTCATCTGTATGCTGAGACCAGTTTCAAGTGATATCAAGATTGATGATCTTGAAGTTCAAGCAGCCAAG TGGATGGCACTTAGGGAGTTTGTTGAACAACCGTTAATCAAAGGAGACAATATGTTCAAGAAGATCATCGACATGTGCATTGCTAGGATGGGGAAGCGCTACTGTGGATTATCTGTCCATAAAGTGGTGTCTAAGTTCGACAACAGATTATCTTCCTTGTATTATAACGTTGTTGATG
- the LOC110864304 gene encoding nudix hydrolase 8 isoform X3: MDLKLFDPKSVFLSNLIGQKGMLSFSTFNFKAASLNLSPFFIRSYKGASHEAACLSTSSPDGVSLVGKEQYGVETHTYRYDGSSTNFGSSILFREKRVLDAFDDEYGGVVVNPEKLPSDTDVFVSILRSSLSLWRTEGKKGIWLKLPVEKCDLVPIAIREGFQYHHAERGYVMMTYWIPDEPCMLPANASHQVGVGGFVMNDKNEVLVVQEKHCAPELAGLWKLPTGFILEVCIVTLNLTLAFYITHIYIFLKEIVFPFDVKQSEEIFSGAVREVKEETGIDTEFLEVIAFRHAHNVAFEKSDLFFICMLRPVSSDIKIDDLEVQAAKGVC, encoded by the exons TTTCTGTCAAATTTGATTGGTCAAAAGGGGATGTTGTCTTTCTCCACTTTTAACTTCAAGGCTGCCTCTCTTAACCTCTCCCCCTTCTTCATCCGTTCTTACaaag GTGCTTCTCATGAGGCTGCTTGTTTAAGCACTTCTTCACCAGATGGTGTTAGTTTAGTTGGGAAAGAACAGTATGGTGTGGAAACTCATACATATCGATACGATGGCTCAAGCACAAACTTTGGTAGTAGCATTTTGTTTAGGGAAAAGCGAGTTCTCGATGCATTTGATGATGAGTATGGTGGTGTTGTTGTAAATCCAGAGAAACTACCATCCGATACGGATGTTTTCGTCTCTATTCTTCGATCATCTCTTTCACTTTGGAGGACAGAG GGTAAGAAAGGAATTTGGCTAAAGTTGCCTGTAGAAAAATGTGATCTTGTTCCTATAGCAATAAGG GAAGGGTTTCAGTACCATCATGCGGAAAGAGGATACGTTATGATGACATATTGGATTCCGGATGAACCATGTATGCTACCTGCCAATGCTTCCCATCAAGTAGGGGTCGGGGGTTTCGTGATGAATGACAAGAATGAG GTTCTTGTGGTCCAAGAGAAACACTGTGCACCTGAGCTTGCTGGGCTTTGGAAGTTACCAACTGGATTCATTCTTGAGGTGTGCATTGTTACACTTAATCTTACACTTGCTTTCTACATAACTCACATTtacatttttttaaaagaaattgTTTTTCCTTTTGATGTTAAACAGTCAGAGGAGATATTCAGTGGAGCGGTGAGAGAAGTGAAAGAGGAAACCGGG ATTGATACTGAGTTTTTGGAAGTTATAGCTTTCAGGCATGCGCACAATGTGGCTTTTGAAAAATCCGATTTGTTCTTCATCTGTATGCTGAGACCAGTTTCAAGTGATATCAAGATTGATGATCTTGAAGTTCAAGCAGCCAAG GGAGTTTGTTGA
- the LOC110864304 gene encoding nudix hydrolase 8 isoform X1 produces the protein MDLKLFDPKSVFLSNLIGQKGMLSFSTFNFKAASLNLSPFFIRSYKGASHEAACLSTSSPDGVSLVGKEQYGVETHTYRYDGSSTNFGSSILFREKRVLDAFDDEYGGVVVNPEKLPSDTDVFVSILRSSLSLWRTEGKKGIWLKLPVEKCDLVPIAIREGFQYHHAERGYVMMTYWIPDEPCMLPANASHQVGVGGFVMNDKNEVLVVQEKHCAPELAGLWKLPTGFILEVCIVTLNLTLAFYITHIYIFLKEIVFPFDVKQSEEIFSGAVREVKEETGIDTEFLEVIAFRHAHNVAFEKSDLFFICMLRPVSSDIKIDDLEVQAAKWMALREFVEQPLIKGDNMFKKIIDMCIARMGKRYCGLSVHKVVSKFDNRLSSLYYNVVDDQRLGCSSHDSCTST, from the exons TTTCTGTCAAATTTGATTGGTCAAAAGGGGATGTTGTCTTTCTCCACTTTTAACTTCAAGGCTGCCTCTCTTAACCTCTCCCCCTTCTTCATCCGTTCTTACaaag GTGCTTCTCATGAGGCTGCTTGTTTAAGCACTTCTTCACCAGATGGTGTTAGTTTAGTTGGGAAAGAACAGTATGGTGTGGAAACTCATACATATCGATACGATGGCTCAAGCACAAACTTTGGTAGTAGCATTTTGTTTAGGGAAAAGCGAGTTCTCGATGCATTTGATGATGAGTATGGTGGTGTTGTTGTAAATCCAGAGAAACTACCATCCGATACGGATGTTTTCGTCTCTATTCTTCGATCATCTCTTTCACTTTGGAGGACAGAG GGTAAGAAAGGAATTTGGCTAAAGTTGCCTGTAGAAAAATGTGATCTTGTTCCTATAGCAATAAGG GAAGGGTTTCAGTACCATCATGCGGAAAGAGGATACGTTATGATGACATATTGGATTCCGGATGAACCATGTATGCTACCTGCCAATGCTTCCCATCAAGTAGGGGTCGGGGGTTTCGTGATGAATGACAAGAATGAG GTTCTTGTGGTCCAAGAGAAACACTGTGCACCTGAGCTTGCTGGGCTTTGGAAGTTACCAACTGGATTCATTCTTGAGGTGTGCATTGTTACACTTAATCTTACACTTGCTTTCTACATAACTCACATTtacatttttttaaaagaaattgTTTTTCCTTTTGATGTTAAACAGTCAGAGGAGATATTCAGTGGAGCGGTGAGAGAAGTGAAAGAGGAAACCGGG ATTGATACTGAGTTTTTGGAAGTTATAGCTTTCAGGCATGCGCACAATGTGGCTTTTGAAAAATCCGATTTGTTCTTCATCTGTATGCTGAGACCAGTTTCAAGTGATATCAAGATTGATGATCTTGAAGTTCAAGCAGCCAAG TGGATGGCACTTAGGGAGTTTGTTGAACAACCGTTAATCAAAGGAGACAATATGTTCAAGAAGATCATCGACATGTGCATTGCTAGGATGGGGAAGCGCTACTGTGGATTATCTGTCCATAAAGTGGTGTCTAAGTTCGACAACAGATTATCTTCCTTGTATTATAACGTTGTTGATG